Below is a genomic region from Pseudomonadota bacterium.
GGCCGAGGAGGCCGGCGAGGCGATCCGGATCCTCGGGGTCACGCTGCTGACGAGCCTCGGCGCCGAGGATCTGCCGGCGGTCTCCGTCTCGGGGACGCCGAGCGAGGTCGTCGCGCGCCGCGCCGCGCTCGCGGCCGCGGCCGGCTGCGGCGGGATCGTGTGCTCGCCCAAGGAGGTGCGGGTGGTCCGCGAGGCCGCCGGACCCGCCGTCGCGATCGTGACGCCCGGCATCCGGCCGGCCGGCGCCGAGCTCGGCGATCAGAAGCGCGCGGCGACCCCGACGAGCGCCATCGCGGACGGCGCCGACTACCTCGTCGTCGGACGCCCCATCCACGGCGCCCCCGATCCGGCGTCCGCGGCGGGCGCGATCGTCGAGGAGATCCGCCGGGCGCTCGCGGCCCGCCCCGCATGAAACGCGTCATCGCAGGGCCGAACGCCGTCACCGAGGCGATCCGAGGGGCCCCGCGCGACGTCGCGGCGATCTACCTCGCGGACGGCCTCGCCCGCGCGACCGCCGAGCGCCTTCTGAAGCTCGCCGACGACGCCGGCATCCTTTGCTCCGCCCTGCCGCGCGAGGCGCTCGACGCCCTCGCGAAGGGGCTGACGCACCAGGGCGTGATCGCGCTCGCCGGCGCCTTTCCGTATGTCGATCTCGAGGCGGTTCTCGGCGAGGGGCGTCGCACCGCCGAACCGCTGCTCGTCGTGCTCGACCAGATCCAGGATCCGGGGAACCTCGGCGCGATCGTCCGATCCGCGCACGCTCTCGGTGCGATCGGCGTGATCCTCACGCGGGATCGATCCGCGGCCATGACCCCCGCCGCTATCCGCGCGTCGGCCGGAGCGAGCGAGCTCATCCGCGTCGCCCGCGTCGGCAACCTGGCGCAGTGCCTCGAGCGCCTGCGCGACTCGGGCTACCTTTCGGCGGGCGCGGCCGCCGACGCCGAGGCGCCGATCGACGGGATCGATTGGCGCGGCCCGACGGCGCTCGTGCTCGGCGGCGAGGGCCGTGGCCTGCGGCGCCTCACCCGCGAGCGCTGCGATCGCCTCTTCCGCATCCCGCTCGCCGCGCCGTTCGACTCGCTCAACGTCTCGGTCGCCGCCGCGATCGCGCTGTACGAGATCGGCCGCGCCCGCAGGGGATGACCGCGTGTCCCGCGCCGACGACGGCCCCCGCACCGCCCTGGCTCTCGCCGCGCTCGCCTGCGGGCTGACGCTCGTCCGCCTCTGGATCGCCGCGCGGATCGGACTCTCTCCCGACGAGGCGTACTACTGGACGTGGTCGCGCGACCTCGCGCTCGTCTATCGGGATCACCCGCCGCTCGTCGCGTGGGCGATCGCCCTGGGCACGAGCGTGGTCGACGGCGAGATCGGCGTCCGCCTTCCGGCGATCCTGTGCGGCGCGGCCGCGGTGCCGGCGACCTACCTCGTCGCCTCGGCCGTCGGGCTCGGGCGTGGCGCCGCGTTCCTGGCGGCGGGGCTGGGCGCCGTCCTCCCGGCCCCGGCGGCCGGGGCGCTGATCTCGACGCCGGACTCCCTCCTCGGACTCGCGTGGCTGCTCGGCGGGCTCGCGCTCGCGCGCCTCGCGAAAGGCTGCGACCCGCGTCACTGGATCGCGCTGGGCACCGCACTGGGCGTCGGCCTGCTCGCGAAGCACAGCGCCGCCCTCCTCGCCGTCTCGGCCGGCGCGCTCCTGCTCTTCGTCCCCGCGACCCGCGCGGCCCTCAAGACGCGCCACCCCTGGCTCGGCCTGGGCGTCGCCGCGCTGATCGCCTCTCCCTATTTCATCGCCGAGATCGCCGCGGGCGCGCCGTCGCTCTCCCTGCAGCTCGATCACCTCCGCGGGGCCCTGTCGCCCGGCGGCCCCGTCACGGCGTCGGTGATCGCCGAGCGGTTCGGCGGGCTCGCGGGAGGTCAGCTCGGCCTGCTCACGCCGCCCGTCGCGCTCCTGTTCGCGCTCTCCTTCGGCAGGGCGTCCGCGGCGCGCGGTCCGCTTCGCGCCGTGCAGGTCGCGGCGCTCGTCCCCCTGGCCGCGGCCGCGCTCGCCGCGTTCGGCGCGCACCCCGAGCAGAACTGGGCCTCGCTGGGCCACCCGTTCTTCGCCGTCGCCGCGGTCGCGGCCGTCGAGGCGCGCTTCTGCGGGCACAGCCGCGCGATCTGGCGCGCGGTCGCCGCGGGAACGGCGATCGCCGCGAGCGCCGTCGTCCACGTCCACGCCGTCTCGCCGTTCCTCCCCCTGCCGCCCGCGCGGGATCCGGTCTCGCGGCTCCACGGATACGGCGGGCTGCGCGCGGTCGAGCGGTACAAAGGCGGCGTCGCCACTATCGTCTGCGACAACTACGGCCTCGCGAGCGAGCTCGCCTGGACGCGGCGGGACGCGCCCGCCGGGCCCGCGATCGCGAGCGCGGATCGTCTCCCTTCCGCGGCGCTCCCCGCGGGGCGCTGGCTCCTCCTCGACGAGAGCGGCGACTACGCGGAGCGCGGCGTCGAGGGCGTCCCCTGCGCGGCGAGGAGGAAGATCGCGGCGATCCCGCTTCGGCGCGCGGACGGCGCGATCGTCCGAACGGTGGACGTGTACGCGTGCGACCCGATTTCTGCTACTCTTCCGCCCGCATGAGCCTGCGCGACACCATCGCCGCGAACGCCCGCTGCGGCGCCCGGCTCGGGATCCGGATCGCCACCGCGGCGTTCGTCGTCGACGCGGCGGTGCTCGCCGCCGGCGCCTTCCGGAGGGGGACCGAGCCGCCGCTCGCGGCGCTCGGCGTCCTGCTCGGGGCCGGCGCGTACGGCGTCGTCGCCGTCGCCCTCGGGGCGCTCTTCGCCCTGGGCGCGGTCTACGTCGGCGGCGGGAGAGAGATCGGCCCGGCGGCGCTCTCCGGGGTCTCGCACCTGCGGCGCCTCCTCGGCGCGACGGACGGAGCCGCGTGCCGGTCGTTCGCCGCACGGCTCGTCGCGGCGCTCCTCGCCCTCGCCGCCGCCGTTGCCGCCGCCGTGCCGTGCGCCCTCGCGGCCACCGAGGACGTCCGCACGCCCCTCTACACCGTGGCGATCGCGTGCGCGATCTCGCTCGGTGCGATCGCAGCGTCCGCCGCCGCGTGGCCCGTCTGGATGCGGACCGGGACGCTGCTCTCCCGGATCGCCCCGCGCCTCCCCCGCCCCGCGATCCAGCTCGGCATCCTGACCGGGGCCGGCGCCGTCGCGGGCGCGTCGGTCGTCGCCGCCACCTGGTCCTCCGCCGGGTTCGCCCTGCCCTGGCGCGGCCCGATCTTCGCGCTCGCGCTGCTCGCCGTCGGGATCGCGTGGTTCGCCTTCGATCCGGGTCGCCGCAGGGCGCGCCCGCTCCTTCGGCGCGCGCTGCTCGGCGCGCGCGTCCTCCTGCCGATCGCCGGCCTCGCCTCCGGGGCGCTCCTGCCGCGCCCGCTCTCGAGCGTCAACGACCTCCTCGCCGACGCGACGGGCCCGATCGCCGGGATCCACGGGCTCGCGGAGAGGCTCCTCGACTTCGATCGCGACGGCTACCTCTCGATCCTCGGCCAGGGCGACTGCGCCCCGCGCGACCGAACGCGCCACCCGGCCGCGCGGGACGTGCCGAACGACGGGATCGACCAGAACTGCTCCGGCGAGGATCGCCGGAACGCGATCCACATGAGCCGCGCGCGCCACGACTACCCGGCGACGCCGAGGCCCGCGGCGATGCCGATCGTGCTCGTCACCGTCGACTCCGTGAGCGCGCCGGATCTCGATCTCTACGGCGCGAAGCGGCGCACCATGCCCGCGCTGGCGCGGTGGGCCGAGTCGGCCGTCGTCTTCGAGCGCGCGTTCGCGGTCGGCCCCTCCACGCGCCTCGCGGTCCCGTCCATCGTGACGGGGAGGTACATGTCCTCCATGCGCCACAAGCCGAAGCCGCAGAC
It encodes:
- the pyrF gene encoding orotidine-5'-phosphate decarboxylase; the protein is MNKVDAAEARRRLILALDVPDIASGIGLLERLEGRIGLVKVGLELFTACGPAAVEAVRRRGFDVFLDLKLHDIPATVAGAVRSARGLGVAMLTVHTGGGAEMLSRAAEEAGEAIRILGVTLLTSLGAEDLPAVSVSGTPSEVVARRAALAAAAGCGGIVCSPKEVRVVREAAGPAVAIVTPGIRPAGAELGDQKRAATPTSAIADGADYLVVGRPIHGAPDPASAAGAIVEEIRRALAARPA
- the rlmB gene encoding 23S rRNA (guanosine(2251)-2'-O)-methyltransferase RlmB, whose protein sequence is MKRVIAGPNAVTEAIRGAPRDVAAIYLADGLARATAERLLKLADDAGILCSALPREALDALAKGLTHQGVIALAGAFPYVDLEAVLGEGRRTAEPLLVVLDQIQDPGNLGAIVRSAHALGAIGVILTRDRSAAMTPAAIRASAGASELIRVARVGNLAQCLERLRDSGYLSAGAAADAEAPIDGIDWRGPTALVLGGEGRGLRRLTRERCDRLFRIPLAAPFDSLNVSVAAAIALYEIGRARRG
- a CDS encoding glycosyltransferase family 39 protein; the protein is MSRADDGPRTALALAALACGLTLVRLWIAARIGLSPDEAYYWTWSRDLALVYRDHPPLVAWAIALGTSVVDGEIGVRLPAILCGAAAVPATYLVASAVGLGRGAAFLAAGLGAVLPAPAAGALISTPDSLLGLAWLLGGLALARLAKGCDPRHWIALGTALGVGLLAKHSAALLAVSAGALLLFVPATRAALKTRHPWLGLGVAALIASPYFIAEIAAGAPSLSLQLDHLRGALSPGGPVTASVIAERFGGLAGGQLGLLTPPVALLFALSFGRASAARGPLRAVQVAALVPLAAAALAAFGAHPEQNWASLGHPFFAVAAVAAVEARFCGHSRAIWRAVAAGTAIAASAVVHVHAVSPFLPLPPARDPVSRLHGYGGLRAVERYKGGVATIVCDNYGLASELAWTRRDAPAGPAIASADRLPSAALPAGRWLLLDESGDYAERGVEGVPCAARRKIAAIPLRRADGAIVRTVDVYACDPISATLPPA
- a CDS encoding sulfatase-like hydrolase/transferase — translated: MSLRDTIAANARCGARLGIRIATAAFVVDAAVLAAGAFRRGTEPPLAALGVLLGAGAYGVVAVALGALFALGAVYVGGGREIGPAALSGVSHLRRLLGATDGAACRSFAARLVAALLALAAAVAAAVPCALAATEDVRTPLYTVAIACAISLGAIAASAAAWPVWMRTGTLLSRIAPRLPRPAIQLGILTGAGAVAGASVVAATWSSAGFALPWRGPIFALALLAVGIAWFAFDPGRRRARPLLRRALLGARVLLPIAGLASGALLPRPLSSVNDLLADATGPIAGIHGLAERLLDFDRDGYLSILGQGDCAPRDRTRHPAARDVPNDGIDQNCSGEDRRNAIHMSRARHDYPATPRPAAMPIVLVTVDSVSAPDLDLYGAKRRTMPALARWAESAVVFERAFAVGPSTRLAVPSIVTGRYMSSMRHKPKPQTHGAWAKGNTTIAEILSRHGYATIAVVGDSYFSKTLRWVYQGFGKQLLDWKGPDGLTAPAVTDAALGALREAGGADRVFLWAHYADAHLSGSGYAPPPDMTPFPGGEPKDEHDTKLLYIDGQIDRLFAGIAEIYGDRPRLVIVSADHGEAFDESHVKKAKARHAWDLSTAVTHIPLVVSSPYGGPRRTTRLASNIDIVPTILNAVGITAKGIEGDSLVPTLLTGADPGRPILQQMFYPEYIARGKPPLSRVAVRVGTHVLYRHHAGFHLFDYVRDPGEGRNLSASDPSRVEDLADTMQAMLAGSPWADPQPR